CAGCACGATAAAGAGCGACGCTGGCTTGTAATTTACTCGGCGCACCGCCGTCATCGCCAACCAAGAAAAAAAACCGGCTTCGTGCAAAATAGACACGAGCACAAACATACCCGACAGCAAACCCAGGGTCTCCCAGTTCATGTACGATAATGCCTCGACGGGACTAAGCACGCCGGACACAACCAGAACGCCGCCCCCGGTCAAGGCAACCCAGTGCCGTGGAAATTTCTCACTGGCAATCGCGATATAGGCAAGCACAAATATGGGTAAAGCGATGAACATGATTTCATCTCAACTATTTTTGATGCCTGCTCAACCTTGCGAAAGTTAGCAACCATCCTTCGCAAGGATGGGCTGAGTAGATCTGTTTTTTGAAAACAACAAGCCCTCGGGACAAGACCGCGGTCTTGCTCCGAGAGCTTCATGGCTCCACTCAGGTGTTCACGCACCTGGGGTATTTGATTATACGGTCGTGAGTGGCTCACGCGGTTACAATCTTGGTAACCGGCGAGCGATTATGATTGGTGTTGCGTCGTCGCCTCGCGTCGCGCGTCAATGTCATCGGGATACGTGAGCGCATCGTGCCCGCGTTCGCCGGTGCGAATGCGAATCACATCTTCCACCGGATAGATAAAGATCAACCCATCGCCGGGTCTGCCCGACCCAGCCGCTTTGCAAATGGTCTCGACGGTTTTCTCGACATTGTGATCGCTGAGGACGATGTTGAATTGGATGCGCGGCAACATATCAATCTGATACGTGCCGGCGCGCCCTTCTAACACAATGCCGCCTTGTCGTCCATGCCCGCGCACTTCGGAA
The Chloroflexota bacterium genome window above contains:
- a CDS encoding P-II family nitrogen regulator, with protein sequence MTKKIEAIVREEKLNDIKNALREIGIVGMNISEVRGHGRQGGIVLEGRAGTYQIDMLPRIQFNIVLSDHNVEKTVETICKAAGSGRPGDGLIFIYPVEDVIRIRTGERGHDALTYPDDIDARREATTQHQS